CCATTGATTGAACTTCCAGTTGGACTTGTAGCGTTTTTAAAGGTTTTAGCTGTAATACCACTATTAGAACCTTTATTGATGTTTAAAATGGCATTTACTGCTAAATATAAGAAATCAGTCATTGAATATTGTTTTCCACCAATTTCAACATAGTTAGGTAGAACACCATTTGCATTTACATATGCTTCTATCCTAGCTCCTGCATCTTTAATATTAGCTAAACTTATAGTTCCAGAATTTGAAGAATTGCTGGATCCATTATTTACATCGCTACTGTTATTATTTTCACTGTTGTTTCCAGTATTGTTTGTAGTATTGTTATCAGAAGAGGAATCTTCATCAATTATTAAACCATTAACACCACTATATTTTGGCATTACTTTGTTTAAACTAGTTGAAATTCCTTTTTCAAATGTTACATAGTTAGGTAATCTATTTTCTGTACCAACGAAATTTATTATTTTAGCAAATCCATATATCATACTTTGGAATTTAATATTTCCAAGAGAAGAACTTCCGTAATTTGGTGCTCGGTTGTTTGATTCTATGTATGATACAACTCTTTTTGCCAAATCAACATATCCTGATTTAGAAAGTTTACCATTGGTTACAGTTCCACTTGGACCACTTGGATCTTTAACATCTTTTATGGTTATATCAGCACTACTGCCACTATTTGTATTTACTACTGATTTTGAGAGTAAATATAAAAGGTCACTCATAGATAACTTTTCACCAAATAGAGTTAAATAATCTGGAAGTTTACCAAATTTTTCTATGTAATCTGTTAATGCCATAGCTGCAATAATAATATCCTCTTTGCTGAGTTTATTTATTGAATTTACACTAGCTGAAAGGCTTTTAACAGTAATTTTGTTAGAGTCAGCTTGGGTATTAACAGTATTTGACTCTGTAGCTAAGCTTACAGGCAAAGTATTGTTATTTTCATCATTTGCTTCTTCAGAAATGTTATTATTTGAATTGTTAGTTTGACTATTATAGTCAGAATTATCATCTGTTGTATTTATTCCTGAATTTGAATCAATTGAATCATTTGATGAAGAATCGACATTATTTTGATTTTCAGTTTGATTAATATTATTAATATTTCCACTATTGCTATCAGCATCATTTGTATTAATAATATTATCGCTAGAATTTTCACTAGTATTTACTGAATCTCCAGGCAAATCATCCGCACTTTGAGTAAAAAGATTTTCAGTAGAACTTTGGTTGCTGTCTGCATATATCAATCCACTGTTTGCAACAACAAGTAGAATAATAAATGCTAGCAACATTTTTAATCTATTCGAAATTTTTTTACCTCCAATTTCTCACTAAAGAATTTCTCAATATTATAACTTCATTTTAAATTTATTTATTTCTTTTAAAATTCGTTATAATCTAACTCTTAAAGTGAGTATTTATCTTTTTTGTCTTTCAAACAATATAAATATATCCTTTTTTATCCATTTAGGCATTTTTTACTTTATTTAATAACTTTACAAAAAATTTCATATAATGGGAATTGTTAATAATATTACTAATATTGCTTATATAAATTATATAATTTATAATAATTACATATTAATGGATTAGGTCTTAAAAATATAATTATTTGTAGAAATATCCATGAAAATGGTATTTTTGTGTCAAAGTAAAAAATCAAGATATAAAAATGGTATTATAAAATAGTATTATAAAATAAAATAAAAAATAGAATAAAATAAAAAATGAGTTAATAAAAATGGTATTATAAAATAGAATAGAATAGAATAAAAAATGAGTTAATAAAAATAGTATTATAAAATAAAATAGAACAAAGAATAGAACAAAAAAATAAAATAAAATAATAAAATAAAAAATTAGAAATTACTTAGAAAGTAATTTCAGCAACTTTTCCAGTTTTAAGTTTATAAGTATAAGGATTCCAGTTATTTACAACACCTAAACTATTTCTTGAACTTGTTGTATCTGAAACTGTCCAAGTATCATCAATGAGTACTTGAACCCATACATGCCCATATACACTTCCACTAGAAAAGGTACATTCGCCATGAACATATCTTGCAGCTAAACCTGCTGCTCTGTATAGAGCTACTGATAAGTGAGCTTGATCAACACAGTTACCAGATTTGGAAGATAATGTTCCTGTAGCTCCTTTTTTACTATTATAATAGAAACTATAATCGATGTTTTTTGACATCCAATTGTATATTGCTGTTGCCTTTTCTTTATTAGTATTACAATTTTTTGTAATACTAGCTACTAATGATTTTATAGCAGAGTTAGTCACTTGACAGTTTTTTGTAGATGCTAAATATTGAGCTAATGATTCTCCATTATACTTATCATTTAAAACAGTAGTTTGAGGTGAATCACCTCCGCCATTGTTACTACTTCCTCCATTAATAGGATCACTTGATTTTACATTTATAGTTACAGAACTTGGTAATTTATTATTATTAGCTACATACTCAATAATTTTTGAAAATTCTGATATAAGTGTTTGATATTGTATGGTTCCAAGAGGAGAGTTTGCATAATTAGGGGCTTTTTTATTTTTCTTAATATAATTTGTAATATTTTTTGCAAGAGATAAATAAATTGCTTTGCTCATTTTACCATTGATTGATTTTCCAGTTGGTTTAACTGGATTGTTAACTGAAATTGGGGTTATTCCTTTTGAAGATCCACTATTTATATTTGCAAGAGCTGCTGTTAATAAATATAAGAATTTAGGCATAGTATATTGTTTTCCACCAATTTCTACATACTTAGGTAATACATCATTTTGATTAACATAGGCATTTACTCTTGATGCTGCATCTTTTATATCAGATAAACTCACTGTATTAGATGAGCTATCACTGTTTCCTCCACTAGCTGGAGGAGTTACAGGTGTATAATCAGGTCTTGTATATTTTGGTAAATTTTTATTTATTTTATTTGTTTTTTTGACATTGAGTGATAAAGTTGATGGTAAAGTTCCTTTGTGTGTTGCTGCATAGTATACAACTTTATTAAGAGCATAAACTGCTGTTTGGTATTGTATCTTTCCAAGTTTAGTTGTTGAATAGTTTGGTGCTTTTTTATATTTATCCATATAAGCGAATAAGTTTTTACTATAAGTATAATATTGTGCTTTTGTAAGTTTTCCGTATATATTGACTCCAGCAGGTTTTGATGGATTATTTATATCATACTTTATGGTTATTTTTGTTGTTTTTTTGTTGTATTTATAGTATATAGTTTTACTTAACATGTAAGCATATTCATTCA
The Methanobrevibacter sp. TMH8 DNA segment above includes these coding regions:
- a CDS encoding transglutaminase domain-containing protein; the protein is MLLAFIILLVVANSGLIYADSNQSSTENLFTQSADDLPGDSVNTSENSSDNIINTNDADSNSGNINNINQTENQNNVDSSSNDSIDSNSGINTTDDNSDYNSQTNNSNNNISEEANDENNNTLPVSLATESNTVNTQADSNKITVKSLSASVNSINKLSKEDIIIAAMALTDYIEKFGKLPDYLTLFGEKLSMSDLLYLLSKSVVNTNSGSSADITIKDVKDPSGPSGTVTNGKLSKSGYVDLAKRVVSYIESNNRAPNYGSSSLGNIKFQSMIYGFAKIINFVGTENRLPNYVTFEKGISTSLNKVMPKYSGVNGLIIDEDSSSDNNTTNNTGNNSENNNSSDVNNGSSNSSNSGTISLANIKDAGARIEAYVNANGVLPNYVEIGGKQYSMTDFLYLAVNAILNINKGSNSGITAKTFKNATSPTGSSINGNIYKKDFVDLASRVSAYMLKNGQAPNYGSSSLGKMQFQTMVLAFSKVLEFAKSEGRLPNYLTLNVKSTSSLNGGNQNSGGDSGSGSIPTGPLNEKNTLSASELVKYLQATTNCQVNNAAIQSLAASLTKNSKTELEKATAIFNYVRDNIDYVYYTNTKKGAVGTLNAKSGNCVDQAHLLIALFRASGLEARYVHADCTFTVSGRIGHVFAQVLVGDTWVVADPTHSANSLGKITNWNVNTYTLKGQGKSVSINF
- a CDS encoding transglutaminase domain-containing protein, which produces MNDTITSTTNENVGATNLIKTSDSSSNTDTNQNITKNNSSDSNTNKNVSSNKKDNQIKAAAGEPKTLTQNQILAASKTVNSYLKKYGKLPNYVTIGGYKFSMNEYAYMLSKTIYYKYNKKTTKITIKYDINNPSKPAGVNIYGKLTKAQYYTYSKNLFAYMDKYKKAPNYSTTKLGKIQYQTAVYALNKVVYYAATHKGTLPSTLSLNVKKTNKINKNLPKYTRPDYTPVTPPASGGNSDSSSNTVSLSDIKDAASRVNAYVNQNDVLPKYVEIGGKQYTMPKFLYLLTAALANINSGSSKGITPISVNNPVKPTGKSINGKMSKAIYLSLAKNITNYIKKNKKAPNYANSPLGTIQYQTLISEFSKIIEYVANNNKLPSSVTINVKSSDPINGGSSNNGGGDSPQTTVLNDKYNGESLAQYLASTKNCQVTNSAIKSLVASITKNCNTNKEKATAIYNWMSKNIDYSFYYNSKKGATGTLSSKSGNCVDQAHLSVALYRAAGLAARYVHGECTFSSGSVYGHVWVQVLIDDTWTVSDTTSSRNSLGVVNNWNPYTYKLKTGKVAEITF